caccaccaccaccaccccccccccccccccccgggcgggTTGTATAAGGAGATAACACTGGGTGAGATGACTGCTTGTCGCTGGAGTGCAGTGAGTAATTTTATTGTGAATCTCATATGTTTGGTTAATTTCTTCCAGAATTTCCAATCAGTGCTGCGATGTGTTAAACTATGGGCGAAAAGGCGAGGAGTGTATGGTAATGTAAGGGCATGTGCTTCTCAGTTACTATTTAGTTTATGCTTTACATTTTTCTTCCGAGCTTCCTGTTGGCAATTTTATTAGTTTTCAAGTGATGATACTGTACTTATTCTTTTGCAGTTGTTTGGGTTCTTTGGAGGAGTGCATTTGGCAATTCTTGCTGCCTTTGTTTGTCAAAGCCATCCAGATGCGAGCATAAATGCCCTGATTTCGATATTCTTCAAGACGTTTGCCTTCTGGCCTTGGCCTACTCCTGTAAGGCTGCAAGATGGAATGCCTCCAACAATTGGGGATGCAGTTGAGACACGGTCATTAATGCCTATTCAGCTGCCATGTGGCCCCCATGAATATTGCCATTCTAATATAACAAGGAGCACATTCTACAGGATTAAGGCAGAGTTTCTCCGAGGGCATGCTTTGACTAGGGTATATATTTCATTGCttaacaaactctttaatattttattgatgCAAATTATACAATGAATGCAGTGATCGTAAATGATGgactttttaaatttatgtgaattgCAGGACCTGAGGCCAGATTTTGAGTGGAGCGGCGTATTTGAGCCTTTTCCATATTCAAAGAAGTATACTCAGTTTGTCAAAATTTACCTTTCAGCTTCTGGTCAGGATGACTTAGGAGACTGGGTAGGTTGGGTCAAGTCACGTTTTCGCTGTCTTCTTGTTAAGGCAAGTGGCTAGTTTTTAAGTTCTTCATTTTGATGCTATTTACAAATTTATGATATTTTGGTAAATTAAACTATggtttatatatgattttatggtgGTGGTGTAGTGTCCTAGTATATGTATttaatgtgaaaaataaagatttttcttTAAAGAGAGAAAAGTGCAAATTGAGAAGCTGAAATTTGGTGATTTTCATTTGATGTTCAAATGGTGGTTGTAATGTAATTAGAGTAGTTTTAGAAAGGCCATTGTTGTTGCATAATGGTTGTAATGGGGGGGGTGGGGTTGTGCATGCGCTTATTGGATGGGATCTCCTGTTTCAGAATCATAGGCTGTTACTCTGCTAATGTCTCTGTAATGTTTCTTCCAGCTTGCTATTCGATtagggtgtttagggtttactgcCATTGCACCCTCCAAGCTATTAGTAAATTGCTCCAgggagttttattttttatttttttggaattcaCCTTACAATTTCAAGTACAAATTTGGACAGAATTTCTTGTCTGAATGACTAAATTTATCTCATTTTAGCTGTCATTTTGTTTTAAAGAACAAATTTGAGATCAAAGTGAGCGAAGGTGAAAAACGTATCTTTCTTGGTTGGTATCATATTTCCATGGagtctttctttgatttttggtCAACTAAAAGTTATATTTGCACCCCCTTTAAATGGCAAAGAACATGATTATAGCTAGTTTGGGCAAATCCTCGTCCCTGGTCTTTACTCTTGGTTCACATTCTAACATTTGTTTGCCGCAGCTTGAGGAGGTTCAGGGTATTTGTGACCCCAACCCTATGGAGTATGTCGATGCAGAGGTTGGAGAGCCAAATGTTGTGTTCTATTGGGGCTTGCAACCCGGAAAGACCTATCTCAGGGACATATGGCCTGTTGAGGAGGATTTCATGAGGAGCATCAACAACGGCTACCAAGGCCCTCCTGGAAGAATCAATCTATCCATCGTGCAAGCATCTCAGCTTCCAAAGAATGCTCAGTTTGACACGAAAGGAACAAAAGCATGCTGGAGGATTCATGATAACTACCAGAAAATGGTTCCGGTGTACTCCCAACATTTTCCGGGATACCTTGTCGGGTACATGGCAGCCGACGGAGAACCTGAGTTTCCGAGGTTGGGAGGTTAAAACCCCAAAACTGTTAAATCAGTGCTGAATTTGTATTTTTGATTCTCATTTCATCTTACTggttattctttttttttttttgtattaattTTTTGGGAGGGTAAAGGAAGAGGATGTATGAAAAAAATAGATGTGTGTTTGCACGGTGACACAACTGTACAAGTAAAAATTTTGAGCTTGTCATGATGAAATAGGATTATTTGAGACCTGTAAATTAACATTATACTGCCccttttttaatataaattttttgtaGCCATTGTTTTTGTTAATGTTCTGCTTGAGTATGGTCGGTTCAATTGAGTTGGAAATTATCTTCTGAATTGTCATTCTCTTCATTGGTTATGACTGTCTAGGGATAAGGGAAGGACctcctattttattttttttccttgttcCATGTTTGGTGCACAGAAATGGAATGAAATTGAGAGGAATGAATCaaatttatcatttaatttttgttcatgTTTTTTGGTTTAGAATTTCATTCCATTCTTTTCTCGTCCATTCCATTCTATTCTGTAAACAAAGCATAAcataaatgtatattttttttgaattaaagattttgcttaagcaaataaaaaaaaagaaataaattcatattttgttacattttttacttgataaaaaaaaaaaaatactttaaaagaATTTCATAGGCAAGGTGAtgagtattaaaaaaaatcagcataatttgttataattattttttatcatttatgGAAATTGTGCAAGCACACAattttttgttctttaatttcaattttgataCTGTGAATTACAAGTTGCTATCTGTGCTCGCTCTTTCCTTCTCGacttaatttaaatttttctaaaaaaatttgattgaatgaattaaattcaaaattacaTTTAAAGATCAacacttaattttttatttttctagtttcagcatgcacttttttttttttttcataaaaacgTCCTACACTTTGTCCTCGTCGGAAGCAAATAGATGTGTGTGCGGAATAATTTATGCTAACCCTAAATATCACTTTTCTTTATAGTTAGCCTAAGACTAAAAAGttaattttgtttttttcattttaaaaattaatttttttttaaaaaaaaactagttaATTGTCAACCTCTACAGCTGCTTCTAATGCTAGAAGCCTTAAATTGTACCCACCaacttttttaataattgaaaattcaaaagcaTAGACTCACAAAGCATGTGtaccataaaaattaaaataaaagtacaCGCAGATAGTCATTTACCAGATCAATATTTCATTTCAGAAATCaaccaaattaaaataaatacttaaatTTAAGTCTCAAAGTTAAATTTGATATTTGGTGGGAAGGTAACAAAGTTATTGATCTTGATTTGCACTAACATGTCTGGATAGACATTTTTATAATCAATTTTTCGTCTTAGATTATTTTTCAGGTTTTTGCCCTCTGCTCAAccaataaaaaaggaaaaataaataaaaatatatcgtCCTTGCATCGTATCTTGAATATGTTCATATagttcataataataatttttttaaaaaaaggaataCTACATCTGTTTCAccctaaggaaaaaaaaattatcattacAAGGAAAAAACATTTAAGGTAGATGCATTTTAAGTTGTTCCACCTGTTTTTggatgaaatttaaaatataatgaaattttttttgccCATTTTTGTCAAGAATGGTTAGACTTTTGTTAAATCGTCATTCGATCGTGAGTTCCTgaaatgaattaaaaaataatagcTTGGAGAACCAGAGGTGTAATTTAACCCTTCAAAATTTTGTTCCAAATTTTGTTcatgttttttttaataaagaaaaaaaaatccatgTTAGAGGATTTTTTATTACGAAAGAAAAATTTTCACAACATACAAGAGAAAAAGTTTTCATATTAAAGTGTGTCTTCTGCTTTTTGGGACACACAGAAAAGCCCTCTTCTTTCTTTgtggtcatttttatttttatctcctTTATCACTTCTCATGTATAAGAAGGAAAAGAGCTTGCACTCACATTTTCAGTTCCTTTTTGTGCTTGGCAAAAAGGAGTAAGGGAAGAAAGAAGATTACttcatttattttttctattttcccATTACTAAATGATTTTCTAGTGCCTTGTTTGGATGTGCTTGTGTTGCATGATAACACTTTCAGCTGCCGATAATgacatatatacatatgtatatgatagttggGAGGTGTGTTCACCAACCTCCCCTGTTCTTCAATCGATTTTCACTTAATATGATTAATACAAAAAGATTGTGCTACACTTCTCGACATTATAAATTCAAAACTGTGAcctcgcctctctctctctctctctctctctctctctctctctctctctctctcattaagtCCCTAAAGCATTCATAATTAGATTTCTTGAGGCAAAAGGATGGACTGCAAACTTCCCTACCTGTTGAGCCAATTCGGGTTATGAATGATTAGTGTGGATTCAATCCTTCTGAATGATTAACGGTGATTACTCATGCAGAAAAGTAGAGATTCTTGTCAatatacacacacaaacataaaattttattgagcttaaaaagcttaaacttatttaaatctatgattttttttttttgtttttcatgttAAATCCAACTTCAAAATTTCAAAGACTTTTTAGTCCCACATTGGAATGTTAGGATAACTTCACTCTcttgtaaaactatatatacatctcaaagttgtaagTTAAGTACACCAAGTGATATTCACTTCCCCTTGTATAGTTCTCTCTTTTTACTTTTTCTTGGTACTAGAGCAAAGTTGGGTTCCTTGTTTAAGGTCCAATTTCTCAATTGAACCATATACTCTGCACTCAACACGTATGTGGAACTTGTGCATCATAAAACTTTATTGGTAGTAGGTGGAGTCGTATACTCTGTACTTGCCACTTTTAGTGGATCTTGTACATTAGAAAACTTAGTCTAATATTTTCCTAGTGCCTTTCGGCGGGTTTTCCAGCGACTTCGGCAATTTTTCTAGTTACTTACTCGGTGAATTTGGCGAATTCCAGCGTGATTTTTCCGGTGACTTTCCCGGTGCCTTCGGAGACTTTCTCGGTGCCTTTCGGCATCTTTTTTGGTGACTTCGTCGACTTTTGAAGGCTTTCTATGCTTTGCTGCATTGGTACTTTTGCAGCCTATTCCTCTTCTTTACAATAGCTACCAAGGACAGTGACATACCTACCAAGGACAGTATATCCACCTTTTCTTCTCTGAACCTTCCACGCCATGACTTATCTCTCGCTCAGACTGCTCCTATTCAGAAGGTCATCAACATTCTTTTGAATCGCGGCAACTTTCATGCCTAGTCATAGTCCCTTCGCTTATATCTTGGGGGCCGTGGCAAGGCTGAGTGGTTGTTAGGATTGGAGTTTCGCCCTGCTAATACTGATTCAGCTCACCGACAACGGTCCATTGACAACTGTGTCCTCCTGGGTTGGATATTTACTTCTATGGAAGACCGCCTTTACAGGATGTTCATGTTTCACAATACTGTTCATAGCCTTTGGTCTGCCTTGACCAAAATTTTTGCTCACATAAGGTGTGAGGCTTGGAATTTTTACCTTTATTGGGAGACCCATCAGGCAACCCAGGCTTTTTTTAGTTTATCTATGACTGACGTCTTCAACTATCTCCAGTCTCGGTGGGAGGAGCTCGCCCAGTATGAGCCTCTTTCTAAGTTTCCTACCGAGGCAACAACTATTGAGGCATATCCAGGGAGAAGACGTCCTTTTTTACGGCGAGCATCACTAGAAGAAGCAAATCCAAGGAGAAGACGTCATCGCCGATCATCACCATTAATCATTGCAAATGCCTTGTACTAAGAGGGTACCGGGGATGTGTTCAAAATCTAAGTCTGGAGTGATTCGAACTCAGATTTTAAACCCATCAAGAACTGATAGGTATGCCGACAATCCTGACACTTTGGCTCAATAGCTGCTACCACGGTACGAAACTCAAAAAGAGGCTCATACTAGCGAGCTCCTCCTACCAAGACTAGAGATGGTCGAAGAAGTTAGTCACAAATAAACCCAAAGAAGCCTAGGTCGCCTGGTGGAGCTCCCGATAAAGCTAAAAAATCCAAGCCTCACACCTTGTGTGGGCGAACATTTTGGTCAAGGCAGACCAATGGCTATGAACACTATCATGAAACATGAACATCCTGTAGAGGCAATCTTCCATAGAAGCAAATATCCAACCCAGGATGACACAGTTGTCAATGGACCACTGTGTGTGAGTCGAATCAGTATTAGCAGGGTGAAACTCCAATCCTAACAACCACTCAGCCTTACCACGACCCCCAAGATATAAACAAAGGGACTATGACCACACATGAAAGTTGCCGCCATTCAAAAGAATGCTAGTGACCTAAACAAGAGCAGTTTGAGCTAGAGATAAGTCAGGGCATGGAAGGTTTAGAGAAGAAGTGGTGGATTTACTGTCCTTGGTAGCCATTGTAAAGAAAAGGAATATGCAGCAAAAGTACCAACGCAACAAAGCAAAGAAAGTCGTTGGAAAAGACGCCGGAAGGCACCGGTAAAGGCGTTGGAAGTCACCGAAAAAAGGATGCCGGAAGATGCCGGAGTCACCGGGAAATTCGACGGAAAAATTGCGGGAGTCGCCAGAAAAGCCGACGAAAGGCATCGGGAAAGTCGCTGGAAG
This genomic stretch from Malania oleifera isolate guangnan ecotype guangnan chromosome 3, ASM2987363v1, whole genome shotgun sequence harbors:
- the LOC131152071 gene encoding nuclear poly(A) polymerase 3 yields the protein MAHAYQNQSSAAYVVVPPRRLVYPVPVNAPVGFFPAPANAINPSFGPAVPQFLVPVGFALNRSLLIQMDEERSLSLLQFMVDEGLVPSPEEELKRKSVIEKLKQIVLAWVKRVAYQRRLPKQQIAATCATILTYGSYGLGVHGSESDIDALCIGPFFASMAEDFFIVLRNMLKSRSEVSEIHCVKDAKVPLMRFKFDGISIDLPYAQLQALSVPENVDILNPFILRNIDETSWKSLSGVRANTQILQLVPNLENFQSVLRCVKLWAKRRGVYGNLFGFFGGVHLAILAAFVCQSHPDASINALISIFFKTFAFWPWPTPVRLQDGMPPTIGDAVETRSLMPIQLPCGPHEYCHSNITRSTFYRIKAEFLRGHALTRDLRPDFEWSGVFEPFPYSKKYTQFVKIYLSASGQDDLGDWVGWVKSRFRCLLVKLEEVQGICDPNPMEYVDAEVGEPNVVFYWGLQPGKTYLRDIWPVEEDFMRSINNGYQGPPGRINLSIVQASQLPKNAQFDTKGTKACWRIHDNYQKMVPVYSQHFPGYLVGYMAADGEPEFPRLGG